GACGAGCCGTTGCAGACGCGCGACGCAGCCGCGGACCGGTCGTCTCGCGAGCAGCATCCCGACTCGGACTGGCGTCCTGCTGAGGGCCTCCGGCGGAACGTCTCCGGCCGGGTCGCGTGTGGTGTCCGTCCTCGGTTCGGCCGCGAGGTCCGTGCCGTGGGAGGGGCCCGGTCGACGACACCGTTCCTGACCATCGGCCTGCCGATCCGACGAGCCGCACCGTTCTGCGTCGAGCAGGCGCATACTGCAGGGACCGGAGATCATGTTCGCGTCGTCGACGCTCGCCTTGTGGCTCTCCCACTCAGACAGGGGCCTCGCATGGCCACGTCCCGTATCCTCCGCCGCACCGCCTTCGCCCTGACCGGCATCGGCCTCGCCGCTTCGATGGCGATGATGTCGACCTCTGCGGCATCGGCCGCGACCGTGATCGACGGCCCGGTGAACCTCGGCACCGCGTCGACCTACGGTGTCCTCGGCGCGAGCGCCGTGACGAACACAGGCCCGTCAGTCGTCAACGGCGACCTGGGGCTCTCTCCCGGCACCTCGATCACCGGCTTCGGCGGTGCGCCGAACGGAACCGTCAACGGCACCACGCACCAGACCGACGCCGCGGCCGCGCAGGCGCAGCGGGACACCACGACGGCGTACGACGTCGCTGCGTCACTGTCTCCGACGCAGACCGGCCTCACCGAGCTGAACGGCCTCTCCCTCTCACCCGGGGTGTACTCCGGCGGGGCGCTCCAGCTCGCGGACAACGGTGCGTTGACCCTCGCCGGCAGCGCGGACTCGGTGTGGGTGTTCCAGGCCGCATCGACGCTGACCATCGGTTCCGCCAGCCGGATCACGATCACCGGTGGTGCGAGTTCGTGCAACGTGTTCTGGCAGGTCGGCAGCTCCGCCACCATCGGCACCGGTGCCCAGTTCCAGGGGACCGTGCTGGCGCAGCAGTCCGTGACCGCCACCACCGGCGCCACCGTCGTGGGACGCCTGCTCGCCCGCACCGGCGCTGTGACCCTCGACACGAACACCATCACTGCCTCGACCGGCTGCCCCGCCCCGGGGACTCCGACCGAGACGCCCGCACCGGTCATCACCTCCGACGCACCCGCCGCCGCGACCGCCGGGACGCCGTACTCGTACACGGTGACCGCGACGGGTACGCCCACCCCGACCTACACGGCGACCGGACTGCCCGCCGGCCTGACGATCAACGGCACCAGCGGCGTCGTCTCCGGCACGCCGACCACACCCGGCACGTCCACGGTGACGATCACCGCGTCGAACGGCACGCCGCCCGCTGACGTGCAGACCGTGACGATCACCGTGCGACCGGCTGCTTCGTCGACTCCCACACCCACTGCGTCGCCGACCGCCCCCGCCAGCACCCCCGCTGGGACCCCGACAGGCGGAGCAGCTACGGGCGGGAACACCCCGACCGCTCCCACCGGCACCCCCTCAGGGAGCCCGACCGGCGGAGCGGCACCGGGCGGGAACACCCCGACCGGTGAACTGGCCTTCACCGGGAGCGACCCGGCGCTGCCCCTCGGCATCGCCGGAGTGCTCCTGGCAGCCGGCACGGCGATCACGCTGATCGTCCGGCACCGTCGTCGCACGAGCCGCATCTGACACGCAGCCGCCCCGGACCGCCACCGGTGTGGTGGCCAGGTCCGCGGAACGGCCGCGGACCCTCCTGCCGCACCGGCGACGAGGTCGTCGACGTCGAGCGGACCGCCGGCATCTCCCCCTCCCTGACAGGAAGCACCACCATGAAGACCGTCATCGTCCTCCTCACCCTCTGGCTGATCCTCGCCGTCGTCGGCTTCGCGCTGAAGGGCCTGCTCTGGCTCGCGATCATCGGCATCGTCCTGTTCGTCGGAACCGTGGTCTTCGGGGCGATCCGCCGCTCCGGGAACACGGCCCAGCGCACCGACTGATCGGGACGGACCAGTGCAGGATCCCTCACGGCAGCGAACCGCAGCCGTCGTCATCAACCCGGTCAAGACCGACCCGACACGGCTGCGCACCCTCGTGGACGCCGAAGCGTCCCGCAACGGGTGGGCACCCACCCGATGGTTCGAGACCGCTGCGGACGACG
The sequence above is drawn from the Curtobacterium sp. MR_MD2014 genome and encodes:
- a CDS encoding ice-binding family protein, which translates into the protein MATSRILRRTAFALTGIGLAASMAMMSTSAASAATVIDGPVNLGTASTYGVLGASAVTNTGPSVVNGDLGLSPGTSITGFGGAPNGTVNGTTHQTDAAAAQAQRDTTTAYDVAASLSPTQTGLTELNGLSLSPGVYSGGALQLADNGALTLAGSADSVWVFQAASTLTIGSASRITITGGASSCNVFWQVGSSATIGTGAQFQGTVLAQQSVTATTGATVVGRLLARTGAVTLDTNTITASTGCPAPGTPTETPAPVITSDAPAAATAGTPYSYTVTATGTPTPTYTATGLPAGLTINGTSGVVSGTPTTPGTSTVTITASNGTPPADVQTVTITVRPAASSTPTPTASPTAPASTPAGTPTGGAATGGNTPTAPTGTPSGSPTGGAAPGGNTPTGELAFTGSDPALPLGIAGVLLAAGTAITLIVRHRRRTSRI